The proteins below are encoded in one region of Ereboglobus luteus:
- a CDS encoding BatD family protein — protein sequence MAGLELQHNGSRSQNFSSINGRNVQSVSFGFNARPTTEQRVTIPAFKINTDKGEITVASVSFDVGAATVQGGQLTLDQVVGSKFVVPQTVWAGEVFPLTYRITALKRFLNSLGSEHPEWDSLPLNPEPWPKYQLADELKNGEPWINVTYTTRAIARDPGAITLNPARHVVALNTGRRDIFGFAQQEQFAITSDQPKITVKPLPAGAPAKFSGAVGQFKLESKIVPENAAVGEPITWTLTLSGQGNWPDIQSLPPRSVSKDFHAIQPQVKRTPQGENALYEFTLSEDVVLVPTKPGPYTLGPVEWSYFDPAQGRYVTITAPAAKIDVTPAANAAAPIFAGSGTQAATPAPDALTLADAPKQPANIPGDPLPSAAPAPTPLPRSPLILYLLAAGLWPLLLWLVLAFLRARRTDPNRPQREARARIQKTLAAIDETPAAERERLASLLQAWQHDTAILWKIPQVVPSASLFLKTNDKETGAAWSALWSDSERALYRAGSPLPPDWSSRAHAALAAKRARGFNPFSLFAPRNLFPLAAALAVSFSLFTLHPSLFGATNTSSAQTPEAAYKSGDFKTAETAWRRAVEAAPTDWVSRHNLSLSLAQQDRWAEAGAHAFAAFVQHPNEPAVLRNVLLTLSRAGYTPSAVAEVTRPGPVREVALRFAPAQWQCALGISVALAALAFAFVLLAVYGRRFRLPLFILAGAAFGFAALGVTVSLLSLHAYGSAKDERAVIVWKSGSLRSIPTVADTTQKTTPLAAGTVAIVDKDFPGWVRLVFEDGQTGWVPREDTVRLWK from the coding sequence GTGGCCGGCCTCGAACTTCAGCACAACGGCAGCCGCTCGCAAAACTTCAGCAGCATCAACGGCCGCAACGTGCAAAGCGTTTCCTTCGGCTTCAACGCCCGCCCCACCACCGAGCAGCGAGTCACCATCCCCGCGTTCAAGATCAACACCGACAAGGGCGAGATCACCGTGGCGTCCGTCAGTTTCGACGTCGGCGCGGCCACCGTGCAGGGCGGACAACTCACGCTCGACCAAGTCGTCGGCTCCAAGTTCGTCGTTCCCCAAACCGTCTGGGCCGGCGAGGTGTTTCCCCTCACGTATCGCATCACCGCGCTAAAACGCTTCCTCAACTCGCTCGGCAGCGAGCATCCCGAGTGGGATTCGCTCCCGCTCAATCCCGAGCCCTGGCCGAAATACCAATTGGCCGACGAACTCAAAAACGGCGAGCCGTGGATCAACGTCACCTACACCACCCGCGCCATCGCGCGCGATCCCGGCGCGATCACGCTCAACCCCGCGCGCCACGTCGTCGCGCTCAACACCGGGCGCCGCGACATCTTCGGCTTCGCGCAACAGGAGCAATTTGCAATCACAAGCGACCAGCCCAAAATCACCGTCAAGCCGCTTCCCGCCGGCGCGCCCGCGAAATTCTCCGGCGCGGTCGGCCAGTTCAAACTCGAATCGAAAATCGTCCCCGAAAACGCCGCCGTCGGCGAACCCATCACCTGGACGCTCACGCTTTCCGGCCAGGGCAACTGGCCCGACATCCAATCGCTCCCGCCGCGCTCCGTTTCGAAAGATTTCCACGCCATCCAGCCGCAAGTGAAACGCACGCCGCAGGGCGAAAACGCGCTCTACGAATTCACCCTCTCCGAGGACGTCGTGCTCGTCCCCACCAAGCCCGGCCCCTACACGCTCGGCCCCGTCGAATGGAGCTACTTTGATCCCGCGCAAGGTCGCTACGTGACCATCACCGCGCCCGCCGCAAAAATCGACGTCACTCCCGCCGCCAACGCCGCCGCGCCCATCTTTGCCGGCTCGGGCACGCAAGCCGCGACGCCCGCACCCGACGCGCTCACACTCGCCGACGCGCCGAAGCAGCCCGCCAACATCCCCGGCGATCCGCTTCCCTCCGCCGCTCCCGCGCCGACACCGCTCCCGCGCTCCCCGCTCATTCTCTATCTTCTGGCCGCCGGCCTCTGGCCTCTTCTTCTCTGGCTCGTCCTCGCGTTTCTGCGCGCGCGCCGCACCGATCCAAACCGCCCGCAACGCGAAGCCCGCGCGCGCATCCAGAAAACACTCGCCGCAATCGACGAGACACCCGCCGCCGAACGCGAACGCCTCGCCTCGCTCCTGCAAGCCTGGCAGCACGACACCGCCATCCTCTGGAAAATCCCGCAAGTCGTGCCCTCCGCGTCGCTGTTCCTGAAAACAAACGACAAGGAAACCGGCGCCGCATGGTCGGCGCTCTGGAGCGACAGCGAACGCGCGCTCTACCGCGCCGGCTCGCCGCTTCCGCCCGACTGGAGCTCGCGCGCCCACGCCGCGCTCGCCGCCAAACGCGCGCGCGGCTTCAACCCGTTCTCGCTCTTCGCTCCGCGCAACCTCTTCCCGCTCGCCGCGGCGCTGGCTGTTTCTTTTTCACTTTTCACCCTTCACCCCTCACTCTTCGGCGCCACCAACACAAGCTCCGCCCAAACACCGGAAGCCGCATACAAATCCGGCGATTTCAAAACCGCCGAAACCGCGTGGCGCCGCGCCGTCGAGGCCGCGCCGACCGATTGGGTGTCGCGCCACAACCTCTCGCTCTCGCTCGCGCAACAAGACCGCTGGGCCGAGGCGGGCGCGCACGCCTTTGCCGCGTTTGTGCAGCACCCGAACGAACCCGCGGTGCTCCGCAATGTGCTCCTCACTCTCAGTCGCGCCGGATACACGCCGAGCGCGGTCGCGGAAGTCACGCGACCCGGACCGGTGCGCGAAGTCGCACTGCGCTTTGCGCCCGCGCAATGGCAATGCGCGCTCGGCATCTCGGTCGCGCTCGCCGCGCTCGCCTTCGCGTTTGTGCTGCTCGCCGTTTACGGACGCCGCTTCCGGCTGCCGCTTTTCATCCTGGCAGGCGCGGCGTTTGGCTTCGCGGCGCTTGGCGTGACGGTGTCGCTGCTCAGCCTTCACGCCTACGGTTCCGCGAAGGACGAACGCGCGGTGATCGTATGGAAGTCGGGCTCGCTCCGCTCGATCCCGACAGTCGCCGACACGACGCAAAAAACCACGCCGCTAGCCGCGGGCACGGTTGCGATTGTTGACAAGGATTTCCCCGGCTGGGTGCGCCTCGTTTTCGAGGACGGCCAAACCGGCTGGGTGCCAAGGGAAGACACCGTGCGCTTGTGGAAGTGA
- a CDS encoding VWA domain-containing protein has protein sequence MSFYWPQLLWLLAIPVFFLLGEIVRRAGVAFTYPKILRARAGRRSLRLESDNPKSKIQNPKSSRPRVLLYLGLALAIAACARPQWGRIEEPVFDQSREILIALDLSRSMDATDVKPTRLGRARLLVSGLLSDLKGERVGLIVFAGTAFLQSPLSSDYEILRDFLPLMDTKYLPQGGTDYTALLNSALGSFSQGDGADRFLIILSDGEANDDTWRPLVDKLKERNIRVVSLGVGTEAGSIMPDGAGGLIKDERGAVVLSKLESKTLRELAEATTGVYADASSWVNLAEIIEQTVATGRKGAFREENRVRLAERYQWPLAAALLLLAFSYWFEFPVRPKNRAIRLAPQKAKAPANVAQTAKSAPPPLA, from the coding sequence ATGAGTTTTTACTGGCCGCAACTTCTCTGGCTCCTCGCCATCCCCGTGTTTTTCCTGCTCGGGGAAATCGTGCGCCGCGCCGGTGTCGCGTTCACCTACCCAAAAATCCTCCGCGCTCGCGCCGGCCGACGCTCGCTCCGGCTTGAATCCGACAATCCAAAATCCAAAATCCAAAATCCAAAATCGTCCCGTCCCCGCGTGCTGCTCTACCTCGGCCTCGCGCTCGCCATCGCCGCGTGCGCCCGTCCGCAATGGGGACGCATCGAGGAACCCGTTTTCGACCAGTCCCGCGAAATCCTGATCGCGCTCGACCTCTCGCGCTCGATGGACGCGACCGACGTCAAGCCCACGCGCCTCGGCCGCGCGCGCCTGCTCGTTTCCGGACTCCTCTCCGACCTCAAGGGCGAGCGCGTCGGCCTGATTGTGTTTGCCGGCACCGCGTTTTTGCAAAGCCCGCTCAGTTCCGACTACGAAATCCTTCGCGACTTCCTGCCGCTCATGGACACGAAGTATCTTCCCCAAGGCGGCACCGATTACACCGCGCTCCTGAACTCCGCGCTCGGCTCCTTCAGCCAGGGCGACGGCGCCGACCGCTTCCTCATCATCCTCAGCGACGGCGAGGCAAACGATGACACCTGGCGCCCCCTCGTTGACAAACTCAAGGAGCGAAACATCCGCGTTGTCAGCCTCGGCGTCGGCACCGAGGCCGGCTCGATCATGCCCGACGGCGCGGGCGGACTCATCAAGGACGAGCGCGGCGCGGTCGTGCTCTCCAAGCTCGAAAGCAAAACCCTTCGCGAACTCGCCGAGGCCACCACCGGCGTCTATGCCGACGCCAGCAGCTGGGTCAACCTCGCCGAGATCATCGAGCAAACCGTCGCCACCGGACGCAAAGGCGCGTTTCGCGAGGAAAACCGCGTGCGCCTCGCCGAGCGCTACCAATGGCCCCTCGCCGCGGCGCTGCTCCTTCTCGCGTTCAGCTACTGGTTCGAGTTTCCCGTGCGCCCCAAGAACCGCGCCATCCGCCTCGCCCCGCAAAAAGCCAAAGCCCCCGCCAACGTAGCGCAGACTGCCAAGTCTGCCCCTCCGCCACTCGCATGA
- the mfd gene encoding transcription-repair coupling factor, giving the protein MSASAIPYRAKHVGVCPPARGAVIGELVRAHPAPLWLIVVDESKLAEQLAEDIAFFETAGATDSPTGNRKLKTGNSAAIYILPESMPDTRDMREAFAASADRLTVLSALRGSLNAEPKFSRPKLIVTTPAALSQPVPALAQFATAEITLSSGQAQPFQALIEKLRELDYDSEAVCEAPGSYAVRGGIIDVYPITATQPYRLDFFGDEIEDIRAFDPVTQRSGESVASITLSASPRVRLEPSKTGMADYLPAGTNLLFVEPAMLEENFNALSSETGVNTTPASDFPLPPSLFTLLQKVSGLFGVSDLDEASEIFDAPGTREVVWETDSLVHHRSYPSNDLVANERLQAEEDARARFLKQVAQWTTRDGYALTIITAKEGEENRAKEILAGTTAFKKIRPRYLRGTLNEGFRITRKVAQAEISAPPFQPALYITETELFGRQRARRAGGAALQQRALVQRAQVDQLLDFSELVEGDLVVHIQHGIAIYRGLAKIDHATGMREVISLEFDDGVTLHVPLQESHLVSRYVGLSKTRPQLGRIGTNRWEKTRRAAEVATIDLAAELLRIQAAREAQAGHAFGGDTTWQKEFEASFPFTETRDQLRAIDETKADMERERSMDRLICGDVGFGKTEVAIRAAFKAVQDGYQVALLVPTTVLAQQHLNTFRERMAGYPVIVEMVSRFRTRGEQNKIIAATAAGQVDILIGTHRLLQKDIVFRNLGLVVIDEEQRFGVKHKERLKTMRATVDVLSMSATPIPRTLYMALTGARDMSVIETAPTNRHPVQTIVKTYDEKLIVEAVRHELRRGGQVFYLHNRVQTIDLVAARLRELLPDLRIGVGHGQMHEKDLEHVMTDFVAGKYDILVCTTIIESGLDIPNCNTIIIEGADRFGLSQLYQLRGRVGRFKHQAYAYLLLHRHTHLVEIARQRLNALRAHNQLGAGFRIAMRDLELRGAGNLLGAEQSGHIVGVGFELYCQLLRQSVARLKGEKSAASIRANVKLDFVYVGEADEGREASPKPPSGAATKSKPNSGERALPSQAHATSYSAIKAAEDAASGIVEIPKIQARIPSAYISETRLRIDFYRRLALAETPDALKQIQNDLRDRFGKYGDEVKALFLITEIRIRAEQKNILSVETAGTRLKCLRNTGKHDDFVMHGTRFPRLAAPSRSRD; this is encoded by the coding sequence ATGTCAGCCTCAGCGATTCCGTATCGAGCCAAGCACGTCGGAGTCTGCCCGCCCGCCCGCGGCGCAGTCATCGGCGAGCTCGTGCGCGCCCACCCCGCACCGCTGTGGTTGATCGTTGTCGACGAATCCAAGCTCGCCGAACAACTTGCCGAGGACATCGCGTTTTTTGAAACTGCCGGCGCAACAGATTCCCCAACTGGAAACCGCAAACTGAAAACCGGAAACTCCGCCGCGATCTACATCCTCCCCGAATCGATGCCCGACACGCGCGACATGCGCGAAGCCTTTGCCGCCAGCGCCGACCGCCTCACCGTCCTCTCCGCCCTGCGAGGTTCCCTTAACGCTGAACCAAAATTTTCACGCCCCAAACTGATTGTCACAACGCCCGCGGCATTGTCTCAACCCGTCCCCGCCCTCGCGCAATTTGCCACGGCGGAAATCACGCTCTCGAGCGGACAGGCGCAGCCGTTTCAGGCGCTGATAGAAAAACTCCGCGAGCTCGACTACGACAGCGAGGCCGTTTGCGAGGCCCCGGGCAGCTACGCCGTGCGCGGCGGCATCATCGACGTTTATCCGATCACCGCCACGCAACCTTATCGTCTCGATTTTTTCGGCGATGAAATCGAGGACATCCGCGCCTTCGATCCGGTCACACAACGCTCGGGCGAATCCGTTGCCAGCATCACGCTCTCCGCCAGTCCGCGCGTGCGCCTTGAGCCGTCGAAGACGGGCATGGCCGATTACCTTCCCGCCGGCACAAACCTACTGTTCGTCGAACCCGCAATGCTGGAGGAAAATTTCAACGCGCTCTCCAGCGAAACCGGCGTCAACACCACGCCGGCGTCCGATTTCCCCCTTCCCCCTTCACTCTTCACCCTTCTCCAAAAAGTCTCCGGACTTTTTGGAGTCAGCGATCTCGACGAGGCCAGCGAAATTTTCGACGCGCCCGGCACGCGCGAAGTTGTTTGGGAAACCGACAGCCTTGTTCACCACCGCAGTTATCCCTCCAATGATCTCGTCGCCAACGAACGCCTCCAAGCCGAGGAGGACGCCCGCGCGCGTTTCCTGAAACAAGTCGCCCAATGGACAACCCGCGACGGCTACGCGCTCACGATTATCACCGCCAAGGAGGGCGAGGAAAACCGCGCCAAGGAAATCCTCGCCGGCACAACCGCCTTCAAAAAAATCCGTCCGCGCTACCTGCGCGGCACATTGAACGAGGGCTTCCGCATAACGCGCAAGGTGGCACAGGCAGAAATATCTGCGCCGCCTTTCCAACCCGCGCTCTACATCACCGAAACCGAGCTCTTCGGACGCCAGCGCGCGCGACGGGCCGGCGGCGCGGCGCTGCAACAACGCGCGCTCGTGCAGCGCGCCCAAGTCGACCAGCTCCTCGACTTCTCCGAGCTCGTCGAGGGCGATCTCGTTGTCCACATCCAGCACGGCATCGCCATCTATCGCGGTCTCGCAAAAATCGACCACGCCACGGGCATGCGCGAAGTCATCTCGCTCGAGTTCGACGACGGCGTCACGCTCCACGTTCCGTTGCAGGAATCGCATCTCGTCAGCCGCTACGTCGGCCTCAGCAAAACGCGTCCGCAGCTCGGGCGCATCGGCACCAATCGCTGGGAAAAAACACGCCGCGCCGCCGAAGTCGCCACCATCGACCTCGCCGCCGAGTTGCTCCGCATCCAGGCCGCGCGCGAAGCCCAGGCCGGACACGCCTTTGGAGGCGACACCACCTGGCAAAAGGAATTCGAGGCGTCATTCCCCTTCACCGAAACGCGCGACCAACTCCGCGCCATTGATGAAACCAAGGCCGATATGGAACGCGAGCGCAGCATGGACCGCCTCATCTGCGGCGATGTCGGCTTTGGCAAAACCGAGGTTGCCATCCGCGCCGCGTTCAAGGCCGTGCAGGACGGATACCAAGTCGCGCTCCTCGTGCCGACAACCGTGCTCGCGCAACAGCACCTCAACACCTTTCGCGAGCGCATGGCCGGCTACCCCGTCATCGTCGAAATGGTTTCGCGCTTTCGCACGCGCGGCGAGCAGAACAAAATCATCGCAGCCACCGCCGCCGGACAAGTTGACATCCTCATCGGCACGCACCGCCTTCTCCAAAAAGACATCGTCTTTCGCAACCTCGGCCTCGTTGTCATCGACGAGGAGCAGCGCTTCGGCGTGAAGCACAAGGAGCGCCTCAAAACCATGCGCGCCACCGTGGACGTGCTCTCGATGAGCGCCACGCCGATCCCGCGCACGCTCTACATGGCGCTCACCGGCGCGCGCGACATGAGCGTCATCGAAACCGCGCCCACCAACCGCCACCCCGTCCAGACCATCGTCAAAACCTACGACGAAAAACTCATCGTCGAGGCCGTGCGCCACGAGCTGCGCCGCGGCGGGCAGGTTTTTTATCTGCACAACCGCGTGCAAACAATCGACCTCGTCGCCGCGCGCCTGCGCGAACTTTTGCCCGACCTGCGCATCGGCGTCGGCCACGGACAAATGCACGAAAAGGACCTTGAGCATGTGATGACCGATTTTGTCGCGGGCAAATACGACATCCTCGTCTGCACCACCATTATCGAAAGCGGCCTCGATATTCCGAACTGCAACACAATCATCATCGAGGGCGCGGACCGCTTCGGCCTCTCGCAACTTTACCAACTCCGCGGCCGCGTCGGTCGTTTCAAGCACCAAGCCTACGCGTATCTGCTGCTGCACCGTCACACGCACCTCGTGGAAATCGCGCGCCAGCGCCTGAACGCCCTCCGCGCGCACAACCAGCTCGGCGCGGGCTTCCGCATCGCGATGCGCGACCTCGAACTGCGCGGCGCGGGAAACCTGCTGGGCGCGGAGCAAAGCGGCCACATCGTCGGCGTCGGGTTCGAGCTGTATTGCCAGTTGTTGCGGCAATCGGTGGCGCGCCTGAAAGGCGAAAAATCGGCGGCAAGCATTCGCGCAAATGTGAAGCTCGATTTTGTCTATGTGGGCGAGGCGGATGAAGGCAGGGAGGCTTCGCCGAAGCCGCCGTCCGGAGCCGCCACAAAATCCAAACCCAATTCCGGCGAGCGCGCCCTGCCCTCCCAAGCCCACGCCACGTCCTACTCCGCGATCAAGGCGGCCGAGGACGCCGCCAGCGGCATTGTCGAGATTCCGAAAATCCAAGCGCGCATCCCGAGCGCGTATATTTCGGAAACGCGGCTGCGCATTGATTTCTATCGCCGCCTCGCGCTCGCCGAAACACCCGACGCGCTCAAGCAAATCCAAAACGACCTGCGCGACCGCTTCGGCAAATACGGCGACGAAGTGAAGGCGCTGTTTTTAATCACCGAAATCCGGATACGCGCGGAGCAGAAAAACATCCTCAGCGTGGAAACCGCCGGCACCCGCCTGAAATGCCTGCGCAACACCGGCAAGCACGACGATTTTGTGATGCACGGCACGCGCTTCCCGCGACTCGCCGCCCCAAGCCGCTCGCGCGATTGA
- a CDS encoding VWA domain-containing protein yields the protein MFDGTYIFKDPLWFLALLAIPAIMWLRSRRTVPVLIVPFAAAWHRASLTGPSRWPVIFASLGIVLITIALARPQKVEDKREVHTKGYDLMLAIDLSSSMLSEDFSEGSTPINRLQAIKPVIKAFINDRPSDRIGVVLFGGRAYTLAPLTFDHDWLARQIEQIKIGLVEDRTAIGDGLGLALSRLDQRDRTEDGSKRKGAFVILLTDGANNEGMLSPRQATEIAKERNIPVYTIGAGREGWVPFPRFDNNGNRIGARRTISDLDEETLRTIARETGGLYFRARDNNTIKSAFAAIDRAQKIEFQAKSYLVTTEYFHWFAIPGGALFLLAALFTRLNTRASFRTPSSELRTSTQ from the coding sequence ATGTTTGACGGCACCTACATCTTCAAAGACCCGCTCTGGTTTCTCGCGCTGCTCGCCATCCCCGCGATCATGTGGCTGCGCTCGCGCCGCACCGTTCCCGTGTTGATCGTTCCGTTTGCCGCCGCCTGGCATCGCGCGTCGCTCACCGGCCCCTCGCGCTGGCCCGTCATTTTCGCCTCGCTCGGAATCGTCCTCATCACCATCGCGCTCGCGCGTCCGCAAAAAGTCGAGGACAAGCGCGAAGTCCATACGAAAGGCTACGACCTCATGCTTGCCATCGACCTTTCCAGCTCGATGCTCTCCGAGGATTTTTCCGAGGGCAGCACGCCCATCAACCGCCTTCAGGCGATCAAGCCTGTCATCAAAGCCTTCATCAACGACCGCCCCAGCGATCGCATCGGCGTCGTTCTTTTCGGCGGGCGCGCCTACACGCTTGCGCCTCTCACTTTCGACCACGACTGGCTCGCGCGCCAGATCGAGCAAATCAAAATCGGCCTCGTCGAGGATCGAACGGCAATCGGCGACGGACTCGGGCTTGCACTCTCGCGTCTCGATCAACGGGATCGCACCGAGGATGGCAGCAAGCGCAAAGGCGCATTCGTCATCCTTCTCACTGACGGCGCAAACAACGAAGGCATGCTCTCTCCGCGACAGGCCACCGAAATCGCCAAGGAGCGAAACATCCCCGTCTATACCATTGGCGCCGGGCGCGAGGGCTGGGTGCCGTTTCCCAGGTTTGACAACAATGGCAATCGCATTGGCGCGCGCCGCACCATCAGCGATCTCGACGAGGAAACGCTGCGCACCATCGCGCGCGAAACCGGCGGCCTCTATTTTCGCGCCCGTGACAACAACACCATCAAGTCCGCGTTCGCCGCCATCGACCGCGCGCAAAAAATCGAGTTTCAAGCCAAGTCCTACCTCGTCACCACCGAATATTTCCACTGGTTCGCCATTCCCGGCGGCGCGCTCTTTTTGCTCGCCGCATTGTTCACGCGCCTGAATACGCGCGCTTCATTCCGCACTCCGAGTTCCGAACTCCGCACTTCCACCCAATGA